A genome region from Plasmodium vivax chromosome 11, whole genome shotgun sequence includes the following:
- a CDS encoding zinc-finger domain containing protein (encoded by transcript PVX_114895A), with the protein METSANSETAPPKEEADGSPMDETIQVRSMCINCEQEGINQIAKLHIPYFKNVLIHSFECGFCNYRNNVIQDLNTIKEKGVKIIFNINKREHMDRQLIKSEYGVLKIPQIDFEIPKETQKGSINTIEGFMQTALSSLTEYLKNLKHMYCEANGLPEGAAIEGGEVSSKSERGEGALEENAHAIDQTNQGDKPADTNLQGQQMTIESYIKLIESTVHKLSTYLLSKEPIFTIEIVDPSGLSSLEHYDEDVQKGIVTVEHYKRSKQELNEMGFYEEDFEGKNEAVDLGPDGAKEKENHVEEKVKKENFDFIKKYVHMGGPSGSGVSSGVSGSVNGSAYVRYENISAEEEGKLIESFTSNCPCCNYMGANNFCEINIPGFKKCLIMSYVCGNCNFKTSEIKSSGEINPKGKKITLTVRSKSDLDRFVIKSDTASIHIPIVDLTSDYGTLGGSLTTVEGLILKIIESLEDKFKFLLGDSSTNTKGHHQGGEQPNDDALKESQTNNDESITSKVKSLIANLYKLCKTEELCPFDFVIDDIASNSYISSEDFSHDENLKEEEYERTFEQNDVLGLTSMNTENY; encoded by the coding sequence ATGGAAACCTCCGCGAACAGCGAGACAGCGCCTCCGAAGGAAGAGGCTGACGGAAGCCCAATGGATGAAACCATTCAAGTTCGTTCCATGTGCATCAATTGCGAGCAAGAAGGAATAAACCAAATAGCAAAGCTGCACATCCCATATTTCAAAAACGTATTGATACATTCATTTGAGTGTGGATTTTGCAACTACAGAAATAATGTCATTCAGGATTTAAACACGATAAAGGAGAAAGgagtgaaaataatttttaacattaacaAACGTGAGCATATGGATAGACAACTGATTAAGTCTGAATATGGGGTGTTGAAGATTCCACAAATTGATTTTGAAATTCCGAAGGAAACACAAAAGGGGTCCATCAACACCATCGAGGGGTTTATGCAGACTGCCCTGAGCAGCCTCACTGAGTATCTCAAAAATTTGAAGCATATGTACTGTGAGGCCAATGGGCTCCCAGAAGGGGCGGCCAtcgaggggggagaagttagCAGTAAGAGTGAACGTGGGGAAGGCGCTCTTGAAGAAAACGCACATGCGATAGACCAAACCAACCAGGGGGACAAACCCGCCGATACTAATCTGCAGGGCCAACAAATGACCATCGAAAGTTACATAAAGCTAATCGAGTCAACTGTTCATAAGCTGTCCACCTACCTCTTGTCGAAGGAGCCCATCTTCACCATCGAAATTGTGGACCCTTCAGGACTCAGCTCCCTGGAGCACTACGATGAAgatgtgcaaaaaggaatCGTCACGGTGGAGCATTACAAGCGAAGCAAACAGGAGTTAAACGAAATGGGGTTTTATGAGGAAGACTTTGAGGGTAAAAATGAGGCGGTTGATTTGGGGCCAGATGGAGccaaagaaaaggaaaaccacGTAGaggaaaaagtgaagaaggaaaactTCGATTTTATTAAGAAGTACGTCCACATGGGTGGCCCATCTGGTAGTGGTGTTAGTAGCGGAGTGAGCGGCAGCGTGAACGGCAGCGCCTACGTGCGGTACGAAAACATAAGCGcagaggaggaggggaagctAATAGAGTCGTTCACGTCCAACTGCCCCTGCTGCAACTACATGGGCGCCAACAACTTCTGCGAAATTAATATACCCGGTTTTAAAAAGTGCCTCATTATGTCCTATGTGTGTGGCAACTGCAACTTCAAAACGAGCGAAATAAAGAGCAGCGGGGAGATCAAtcccaaggggaagaaaattacCCTCACGGTAAGAAGCAAAAGCGACTTAGATCGATTCGTAATCAAGTCAGATACGGCATCTATTCACATCCCCATTGTGGACCTCACGTCAGATTACGGAACGCTTGGGGGTTCTCTCACCACCGTCGAGGGGCTCATTCTGAAAATAATCGAGTCGCTGGAGGATAAATTTAAGTTCCTACTTGGGGATTCTAGCACGAATACAAAGGGGCaccaccaagggggggagcagccaaaTGATGATGCTCTTAAGGAAAGCCAAACAAATAATGACGAATCGATCACAAGTAAAGTAAAAAGCCTCATTGCGAATTTGTACAAGTTGTGCAAAACGGAGGAGTTGTGCCCTTTCGATTTTGTGATTGACGACATTGCCTCGAACAGCTACATATCAAGTGAGGACTTTTCGCACGATGAGAATTTAAAGGAAGAGGAGTACGAAAGGACGTTTGAGCAGAATGACGTGCTGGGCCTCACATCAATGAACACGGAGAATTACtga
- a CDS encoding hypothetical protein, conserved (encoded by transcript PVX_114890A; Apicoplast targeted protein. Curated by Stuart Ralph, Walter and Eliza Hall Institute of Medical Research, Australia.), with protein sequence MNLLTLLAIATCLTRGNAFLYKRIHYKRTGHGRISDRPTAILYDHALHVVHKKKGVKKIYSLKRHVSEIWNNIKTRRIENYMEDFFQTQQVKNTLQNNFLCFRHLFNKCKLDRVIIAVNVALYLYLNRIDKDDERRIFFHKGNLLEVKEQKAEKYKCNYHDIYRTKNFKTFFTSLFIHKNILHLYFNMSSLISIYKLISLIYTNSQIFVTFLLSGVLSNIIAYIYYLREKKENVLLENLILKNTSSENNLLINKNNKIICGSSSCIYSLYGMHMTYIIFFYFKHNYIVNSNFLYNFFYSFVSSLLLENVSHLNHVLGFLCGFFFSSLIVLFDRNG encoded by the coding sequence ATGAACCTTCTAACCTTACTCGCAATCGCAACGTGCCTTACGAGAGGAAACGCATTTCTGTACAAACGGATCCACTACAAGCGGACAGGCCATGGGCGAATAAGCGATAGACCCACGGCCATACTGTATGACCATGCCCTTCACGTAGTCCacaagaaaaagggagtaaaaaaaatttactcctTAAAGAGACACGTATCAGAAATATGGAATAACATTAAAACGAGGAGGATAGAAAATTATATGgaagatttttttcaaacgcaGCAAGTGAAGAATACTCTTCAAAATAACTTTCTCTGTTTTAGGCACCTATTTAATAAGTGTAAACTGGACAGAGTAATTATAGCGGTTAATGTGGCCCTGTATTTGTACTTGAACAGAATTGATAAGGATGATGAGaggaggattttttttcacaaggGGAATTTATTGGAGGTGAAAGAACAAAAGGCAGAAAAGTATAAATGCAATTATCACGATATTTacagaacaaaaaattttaaaacgtttttcacttccctttttattcacaagaatattttgcatttatattttaacatgAGTTCGCTAATTtccatatataaattaatttcccTCATTTACACGAACAGCCAAATATTTGTTACATTCCTCCTGTCAGGTGTGCTGTCCAACATCATAGCGTATATTTATTACttgcgagaaaaaaaagaaaatgtacttttggaaaatttaattttaaaaaatacttccAGTGAAAATAATCtccttataaataaaaataataaaattatctgTGGAAGTAGTTCCTGCATTTATTCGCTTTACGGAATGCATATGacttatattatatttttttactttaagcataattatattgtgaacagcaattttttgtacaattttttttattcattcgTTTCTTCTTTGCTGCTCGAGAATGTCAGTCACTTGAACCACGTGTTGGGCTTCCTCTGtggttttttcttctcctccctcaTAGTGCTCTTTGACAGGAATGGCTAG
- a CDS encoding hypothetical protein, conserved (encoded by transcript PVX_114905A): MGLHLFPKKMMHLINLIVSVICPAVKTYNLLLNKKDKPNDEFVQYIHFLTYWIMYSLYSYLEAILLIHIMNYIPFYSEMKLAFFFWLYSDTFQGAGYIYFKWIEKHYALVDKKLCDLLQNKIPKNVASMFYFEKSNKKIHNKIKSIVSKKDLY, from the coding sequence ATGGGGCTACACTTATTTCCCAAAAAGATGATGCACTTGATAAATTTAATCGTGTCGGTAATATGCCCTGCAGTCAAAACGTATAACTTGCtactaaataaaaaggataagcCAAATGACGAGTTTGTGCAGTACATCCACTTCCTCACCTACTGGATTATGTACTCCCTGTACTCCTACCTGGAAGCCATATTGTTAATTCACATTATGAATTACATTCCATTTTACTCAGAAATGAaattggccttttttttttggctataTAGTGACACCTTCCAGGGCGCTGGctatatttatttcaaatGGATCGAAAAGCATTACGCTCTTGTGGATAAAAAACTGTGTGACTTACTGCAGAATAAAATCCCCAAAAATGTAGCCAGTATGTTTTACTTTGAAAAATccaacaaaaaaatacacaacaAAATTAAGAGCATTGTGTCCAAGAAGGATTTGTACTGA
- a CDS encoding hypothetical protein, conserved (encoded by transcript PVX_114885A): MNELRELSKKVRENTTAKKEEKKNEPEIKNLFENFLSNNSINYLSSFINKTNGVDKLGENDAGGGNPQGGDHLENARQSGENQAGGSKQEYCEPTAEQGRYPQEDGPPGKKHPSEKKKKHRDELEGHTVESKNVSLSHINVKKILQNKKSVDFKDLNKLINFFNEEIMERSKKLEKFMNKNKIKNDYSEQILMIEKFNREMRIIEKNFSQKDPLYQLYLMKKEKKKSYESLVFFKNFFNCLSNYLHLSDKAETNYKKLKIWKALLYLRNCKTHILLIRAILKSAKGGDVDGGASKMKREQLNMEEGTPSDGPPQLDDATPLGKSNEAEKFKDILGNETNCDGTPTDNHRDKKLMEDLKSIFLTDSAEKTLHEKPTLMKDIKMKYDHLLNNLRCIVRVTFEKMFLFNGKMQIYKYVYLNPRDIFSEKEENTQGQKISYVMFWHLAYILKMHREYLEEIKKHLFFNLFKLMVLFYCLAKNVNWKKVINSLHQMGRKSHSLNYRDVKKFVSTVAQKGDVDLCTPDCCNHFGTFKRFLFCERDGRTSAGEGEDGGGANDPFTALCLSDYIIEHEDSVVIDMEKFFGNFLESLEGAQKVKQPGFFPPEGLSPFQGGKVNLEGADDLKSDQGKGSQESDDRGATPEFGLGTPHELRKGAERANFFTALSRCLFEFHAVAELLFVESGQKGKAEEEEEAGEAGEADETGETGEPPLDIAIEEGACAGELKGAFDFYFGGQKGEQNGGETYFVEYQLEAREQGRLNNMKEKIRGKYERGGENGSGEQGKFEHEEGANASEPPSEGPPFSHYMLNKELNENLFTYFHQMNRKRNNFNHIFDVYFMYRWKKEEKKFDQLVQKIFKKNFHHYLERIYSILREMLLFKKGGEYILVDSSVDDYLCNVFFDEDNNYSLKNVEGVTYHSVVQFVEEGQGALKKALQEKVEKIIAQKNMHTRGMTGGKTYWVEETPGEEIPGGGKSRKGLPPGGGVKQTVLSKKGEKDTSGGGNQVGYVDDEEEKKDKCPQDGEGDVAETPTTEKTILRVTAQQDRIDCMRIHKNLLYIIFVVYQIVHFSYEVLLGMKGTEWRHPSAHKIEGGKNEGQKRRQIIAINTVLFCYKIVKYIYDAFLSYCFFTFRFSCFPKVPCANEFLLSVINDNIFLKKVLQNVHSVFLHHKHLFNLTMCAEEIISFKSVDLKGDGGLWKRGSNEWVDEQHIKGDNTPEGEKNGRRDPILKSAKLPSEGYFPERRGEKKKKSCPPKEHFHCINKMSVLKKIHLYIDKFQINLNFFKNMFVKIYKDKFTRLLQKDTLFMEEQFLISTSKIVNIIFEFFQIQDLCRIAHTDITLRLVDYFFFLINAQVYSFARERGRIDEEERQLLYDKFVFAQNSLSFVLRSYGDNCGEQKNHAHPEENYFLRITDELPFSLTNLKKNKALFLLLFCKVKQILNAKKGILEMNDAKMVQALLASNPYAYEDENYDAILNEFK, from the exons ATGAATGAACTAAGGGAGCTAAGCAAGAAGGTGAGGGAAAACACCACCgccaaaaaagaggaaaagaaaaacgaaccggaaataaaaaacctGTTTGAGAACTTCCTGAGCAACAACTCGATAAATTACCTGAGCTCGTTTATAAACAAAACGAATGGGGTTGATAAACTGGGGGAGAATGAcgcagggggaggaaatccccaggggggggaccaTTTGGAAAACGCCCGCCAGAGTGGGGAGAATCAAGCGGGTGGTTCGAAGCAGGAATATTGCGAACCCACTGCCGAGCAAGGAAGGTACCCACAGGAGGATGGCCCCCCGGGTAAGAAGCACCCTAgcgagaaaaagaaaaaacacagGGACGAGTTAGAAGGACACACGgtggaaagcaaaaatgtaagCCTAAGCCAcataaatgtgaagaagatcCTGCAGAACAAGAAGAGCGTCGATTTTAAAGACCTAAACAAActaattaacttttttaatgagGAAATAATggagagaagcaaaaagCTGGAAAAgtttatgaacaaaaataaaataaaaaatgattacaGTGAGCAAATTTTAATgatagaaaaatttaacagAGAAATGCGAATTATTGAAAAGAACTTTTCCCAGAAGGATCCCCTGTACCAGCTATATTtgatgaaaaaggaaaaaaaaaaaagctacgaATCGCTagtcttttttaaaaacttcttCAACTGTTTAAGTAATTACCTTCACCTTTCAGATAAAGCGGAAACGAATTATaagaagttaaaaatttggaaggCGTTGCTTTATCTGCGCAATTGTAAGACGCACATTTTGTTGATAAGGGCCATTTTGAAGtcagcaaaagggggggatgtGGATGGCGGTGCTTCTAAGATGAAGCGGGAACAACTCAACATGGAAGAGGGCACCCCCTCGGATGGCCCCCCCCAATTGGATGACGCCACACCATTGGGAAAATCGAATGAAGCGGAAAAGTTTAAAGATATTCTGGGGAACGAAACAAACTGTGATGGCACCCCCACAGATAACCACCGCGACAAAAAACTGATGGAGGATTTGAAAAGTATTTTCCTAACAGATTCAGCCGAAAAGACGCTACATGAAAAGCCCACCCTTATGaaggatataaaaatgaagtacgACCATCTGCTTAACAATTTAAGATGCATCGTCCGAGTTACCTTCGAGAAAATGTTTCTCTTCAACGGGAAGATGCAGATTTATAAATACGTTTATCTAAACCCGAGGGACATCTTTtcggaaaaagaagaaaacactCAGGGGCAAAAAATTTCCTACGTCATGTTTTGGCATTTGGCTTACATCCTGAAAATGCATAGGGAGTACTTGGAGGAGATAAAGAagcacttattttttaacctctTCAAATTGATGGTCCTCTTCTACTGCCTtgccaaaaatgtgaattgGAAAAAGGTAATAAATAGCCTCCACCAAATGGGGCGTAAATCACACTCGTTGAATTATCGAGATGTGAAGAAATTTGTTTCAACTGTTGCACAAAAAGGTGATGTTGATTTGTGTACACCTGACTGTTGTAACCATTTTGGGACGTTTAAAAGGTTCCTCTTTTGTGAGCGTGATGGGAGAACCTCCGCAGGTGAGGGGGAAGACGGAGGAGGGGCAAATGACCCGTTCACTGCTCTTTGCTTAAGTGATTATATAATTGAGCATGAAGATAGTGTTGTCATCGATATGGAAAaattttttggcaattttttggagTCCTTGGAGGGAGCTCAGAAGGTAAAGCAACCgggtttttttccccccgagGGATTATCCCCTTTTCAGGGTGGGAAAGTTAATCTGGAAGGGGCAGACGATTTGAAGAGTGACCAAGGGAAGGGAAGTCAAGAATCTGACGATAGAGGTGCTACGCCTGAGTTTGGCCTCGGTACTCCCCATGAGCTGCGAAAGGGGGCAGAACGCGCCAACTTCTTCACCGCGCTGTCGCGCTGTTTGTTCGAGTTTCACGCCGTGGCGGAGCTGCTATTTGTGGAGAGTGGGCAGAAAGGCAaagcagaggaggaagaggaggcagGGGAGGCAGGGGAGGCAGACGAAACGGGCGAAACGGGTGAGCCCCCCCTGGACATTGCGATCGAGGAAGGGGCGTGCGCGGGCGAACTGAAAGGCGCATTCGACTTCTACTTCGGcggccaaaaaggggagcaaaacGGAGGCGAAACTTATTTTGTGGAATACCAATTGGAGGCGCGTGAGCAGGGCAGGCTGAACAacatgaaggagaaaataaggGGAAAGTACGAACGGGGTGGCGAAAACGGCAGCGGTGAACAGGGCAAGTTTGAACACGAGGAGGGAGCCAACGCAAGTGAGCCCCCCAGCGAGGGACCCCCCTTCTCCCACTACATGCTGAACAAAGAGCTGAACGAAAACCTCTTCACCTATTTTCACCAAATGAATAGGAAGAGAAATAATTTCAACCACATTTTCGATGTGTACTTTATGTACAGAtggaagaaggaagaaaaaaaattcgatcAACTGGTTCAGaagattttcaaaaaaaactttCACCATTACCTTGAGCGGATTTACTCTATCCTGAGGGAAATGTTgctctttaaaaaagggggggaatacATACTAGTAGATTCCAGCGTGGATGATTATCTGTGCAATGTCTTCTTTGATGAGGATAACAattattctttaaaaaatgtggaggggGTGACTTACCATTCGGTTGTGCAATTCGTGGAGGAGGGACAAGGCGCATTGAAAAAAGCACTGCAAGAAAaggttgaaaaaataattgcgcagaaaaatatgcacactAGGGGGATGACCGGTGGGAAAACCTACTGGGTGGAGGAAACTCCTGGTGAGGAAATCCCAGGGGGAGGGAAATCCAGGAAAGGGCTGCCCCCAGGTGGAGGTGTCAAACAAACCGTTTTgagtaaaaaaggggagaaagacacctctggggggggaaaccaaGTAGGATATGTAgacgacgaagaggagaagaaagaTAAATGCCCGCAAGACGGTGAAGGAGACGTAGCGGAAACTCCCACGACGGAAAAAACAATCTTAAGAGTCACCGCCCAGCAAGATCGCATAGACTGTATGCGCATCCATAAAAATTTGCTctacataatttttgtagTATACCAGATTGTACACTTTTCATATGAAGTTTTGCTCGGCATGAAGGGAACAGAATGGAGGCATCCCTCGGCACACAAAatcgagggggggaaaaatgaagggcaaaaaagaagacaaATTATTGCAATTAATACAGTCCTATTTTGctacaaaattgttaaatatatttatgatgCATTTTTAAGTTATTGCTTTTTCACATTTCGATTTTCTTGCTTTCCGAAGGTGCCATGTGCAAATGAATTTCTTCTCAGCGTaattaatgataatatatttttaaaaaaggttttgcaaaatgttcATTCGGTTTTTTTGCACCATAAGCATTTGTTTAATCTGACCATGTGTGCAGAAGAGATCATTTCGTTTAAAAGTGTGGACTTGAAAGGGGATGGCGGCTtgtggaaaaggggaagcaacgAATGGGTGGACGAACAGCACATAAAGGGTGATAACACCCCAGAGGGTGAAAAGAACGGTAGGAGGGATCCCATCTTAAAGAGCGCAAAATTACCATCAGAGGGATACTTCCCCGAAaggaggggtgaaaaaaaaaaaaagagttgtCCCCCAAAGGAGCACTTCCACtgtataaacaaaatgagcgTGCTGAAGAAGATTCACCTCTACATTGACAAGTTCCagataaatttaaatttttttaaaaatatgtttgttaaaatttataaggACAAATTTACGCGCCTTCTCCAGAAGGATACCCTTTTCATGGAGGAGCAATTTTTAATCAGCACATCCAAAATCGTGAATATCATTTTTgagttttttcaaattcaGGACCTTTGCAGAATTGCGCACACGGATATTACCCTCCGTTTGgtggattatttttttttccttatcaaCGCGCAGGTGTATTCTTTTGCGCGGGAAAGGGGCAGAatcgatgaggaggagcggcagctCCTCTACGACAAGTTCGTGTTCGCTCAGAATAGCCTGTCCTTCGTTTTGCGCAGCTACGGAG ACAACTGCGGCGAACAGAAGAACCACGCACACCCGGAGGAAAACTACTTTCTAAGAATAACGGACGAGCTGCCCTTCAGTTTGACCAATCTGAAAAAGAACAAGGCGCTGTTTCTGCTCCTTTTCTGCAAAGTCAAACAGATCCTGaatgccaaaaaggggatactCGAAATGAACGACGCGAAGATGGTCCAGGCGCTGCTGGCCAGCAACCCGTACGCGTACGAGGATGAGAATTACGACGCGATCCTCAACGAGTTTAAGTGA
- a CDS encoding hypothetical protein, conserved (encoded by transcript PVX_114900A), whose protein sequence is MKMSVTLRQHFWKTKLCPLHMENRCKEGSNCDYAHSIEDLRSIPDLKRTKLCYKLLKGEKCFNKKCNYAHNQEELKSAQNLFAYKSSMCKFVANKTCLNGSTCRFAHTIDELRVPRIPEILLEKTNVEGEEGVDGVDGEIGLVLFDSGGNIICEASGDANCTGNGNAGGGGKESLLNDMANNLTNSLAKSFNKSGNRNGNRNGNRNGNRNGNRNGHRNGLQSGNKNFAQSFDLMLNNFNSMHITQNEHRHNNTNGGFGPNRNNGANHPREERKRRDRNRNRNKEKQLKLKVKNSNYVKNYEQDSANNKEAVMNSFASSCNKKQYAEERDKFYDSNTTISSSLNCAEEGKNDRVNAEAYVSNTFEKVGMNECYVKTEESIVGGSGGEAEKGEEGAAIGSEIRSAVDSVVDGTVEVAVQGADGRADGTAEGDAEQGGEPSTEPPAEPRDDKSKVKRRNDPKSYPLQKNSPKSHSVQKNSPRSHPLQKTPPKSDIARGGAEHQTNNQHLMNGQTNEANYINYNYDYSNYVNPVVYNKMMQMKYNAYNPYFNYNQANNNACKYDAGAMSSPYPPFPKQNEFFMYDHQNNVPHMTPNYYGNCLYFYANPYSYGQCAMVNKMKDGDNGARESFSCRADQAKGDVKRRGELLAFNEGDGSHVNAKIQGGQTPSEELTPTEELTPAKEPTPTEDVPNVEESLNDRQKAEHEASSDGGEEASDEADLLNGQQEGTTDGENTQAGGSKLGKITKHKGHTQQCSVTELKEKSQRGEAHTNMRIQNECSKKNNDSLVGTNEWNKCPSGNFTEERMKQAKGNTKQKKKKLAKLLSLSGANKSCSRDVCASNENTVGGNAKRSNTHMDSGMYGSSGNLGNAPNAIKYPKNAQLQYNGQVNPSSVYSYILHANNAESANCEKRFMKAPPNDMDLYMSNHYHMNQLANEQMMFNLSGRNYGYYYCPYAPPSAAYTDEVYLN, encoded by the coding sequence atgaagatgtcAGTAACCCTCCGTCAACATTTTTGGAAGACGAAGCTGTGCCCCCTTCATATGGAAAACAGGTGTAAGGAAGGAAGTAACTGTGACTATGCTCATTCGATTGAAGATTTGCGATCAATTCCGGATTTGAAAAGAACCAAGTTATGTTACAAACTgctaaaaggagaaaaatgttttaataaaaagtgtAATTATGCCCATAACCAGGAGGAATTAAAATCTGCGCAGAATTTATTTGCGTACAAATCTTCCATGTGCAAGTTCGTTGCAAATAAGACTTGCTTGAACGGATCAACGTGTCGTTTTGCCCACACCATTGATGAATTGAGGGTGCCAAGGATACCAGAAATTTTGCTAGAGAAAACAAATGTGGAGGGAGAGGAAGGGGTGGACGGAGTAGACGGAGAAATCGGCCTCGTGCTGTTCGATAGTGGAGGAAATATCATATGTGAAGCGAGCGGTGATGCGAACTGCACAGGGAATGGCAATGCGGGGGGTGGCGGCAAGGAAAGTTTGCTAAACGACATGGCAAATAACTTGACTAACAGCCTGGCAAAAAGCTTCAACAAAAGTGGCAACAGAAATGGTAACAGAAATGGCAACAGGAACGGCAACAGGAACGGCAACAGGAATGGCCACAGGAATGGCCTCCAGAGTGGCAACAAAAACTTCGCCCAAAGCTTCGACCTGATGCTGAACAACTTCAACTCGATGCACATAACGCAGAACGAACACAGGCACAACAACACTAATGGCGGCTTTGGCCCGAACAGAAACAACGGAGCAAATCATCCCAGAGAGGAGAGGAAAAGACGCGATAGAAACAGAAACAggaataaagaaaaacagtTAAAGTTAAAAGTGAAGAATtcaaattatgtaaaaaattacgaaCAGGACAGTGCCAACAATAAGGAAGCGGTGATGAATAGCTTTGCTTCGTCTTGCAATAAAAAACAGTATGCCGAGGAGAGGGACAAATTTTACGACAGCAACACAACGATATCGTCCAGTTTGAACTGCGCAGAGGAGGGAAAGAATGACCGCGTGAATGCTGAGGCCTACGTGAGTAACACGTTTGAGAAGGTTGGCATGAATGAGTGCTATGTGAAAACGGAGGAGAGCATCGTGGGGGGCTCCGGCGGGGAAGCCGAGAAGGGCGAGGAGGGGGCTGCCATCGGAAGCGAGATCAGAAGCGCAGTCGACAGTGTAGTGGATGGTACAGTCGAAGTTGCAGTCCAAGGTGCAGACGGACGAGCAGACGGAACAGCAGAGGGCGACGCGGAGCAAGGCGGAGAGCCCAGCACGGAACCCCCCGCTGAACCGCGCGACGACAAAAGCAAAGttaaaaggagaaatgaCCCCAAGAGTTACCCTCTGCAGAAAAATTCCCCTAAGAGTCACTCTGTGCAGAAAAATTCCCCCAGGAGTCACCCTCTGCAGAAAACCCCCCCCAAAAGCGACATCGCCAGGGGCGGCGCAGAACACCAGACCAACAACCAGCACCTAATGAATGGCCAAACGAATGAAGCAAATTATATCAACTACAACTACGATTATAGCAATTATGTAAACCCGGTCgtttataacaaaatgatgcaaaTGAAGTACAACGCATATAACCcctattttaattataaccAGGCAAATAATAATGCATGCAAATATGACGCTGGTGCCATGTCTAGTCCTTACCCACCTTTTCCCAAGCAGAACGAATTCTTTATGTACGATCATCAAAATAATGTGCCGCATATGACACCAAATTATTATGGcaattgtttatatttttacgcaaATCCTTATAGTTATGGGCAGTGTGCTATGGTGAATAAGATGAAGGATGGCGATAACGGGGCTCGGGAAAGTTTCAGCTGCAGAGCGGATCAGGCGAAGGGCGACGTTAAGAGGAGAGGAGAACTACTGGCATTTAACGAGGGTGATGGCAGCCATGTTAATGCGAAGATCCAGGGGGGGCAAACCCCATCGGAGGAGTTAACCCCAACGGAGGAGCTAACCCCAGCGAAGGAGCCAACCCCAACGGAGGACGTTCCAAACGTGGAGGAGTCCCTAAATGACAGGCAGAAGGCCGAACACGAGGCGAGCAGCGACGGCGGGGAAGAAGCTTCAGATGAAGCAGATTTGCTGAACGGACAGCAGGAAGGAACCACCGATGGGGAAAATACACAGGCGGGCGGAAGCAAGCTCGGGAAAATAACAAAGCATAAGGGACACACACAGCAGTGCAGCGTTACAgaattgaaagaaaaaagccaGCGCGGAGAGGCACATACGAACATGCGCATACAAAATGAgtgtagtaaaaaaaacaacgacTCCTTGGTGGGAACAAACGAATGGAACAAGTGTCCAAGTGGGAACTTCACAGAAGAACGAATGAAGCAGGCAAAGGGGAACAccaagcagaagaaaaaaaaattggccaaGTTGCTTTCGCTGAGCGGTGCAAACAAGAGTTGCAGCAGAGATGTATGCGCAAGTAATGAGAACACCGTTGGGGGAAACGCAAAGAGAAGCAACACTCACATGGACAGCGGGATGTATGGCAGCAGTGGAAACCTTGGGAATGCCCCCAATGCTATCAAATATCCTAAAAATGCACAGCTTCAATATAATGGTCAGGTGAATCCCTCCTCCGTGTACAGCTACATATTACATGCAAACAATGCAGAGAGCGCAAACTGCGAGAAGAGGTTTATGAAGGCGCCTCCAAATGACATGGACCTGTATATGAGCAACCACTACCACATGAACCAGCTGGCCAACGAGCAGATGATGTTCAATTTAAGCGGCCGGAACTATGGTTACTACTACTGCCCCTACGCGCCCCCCTCGGCGGCCTACACGGATGAGGTTTACCTGAACTAG